The Bifidobacterium animalis subsp. animalis ATCC 25527 genomic interval CTGGTCGTCGAGCGTGTCGAAGTCGACGGTGATGCATAACGGGGTGCCGATCTCGTCCTGCCGACGATAGCGGCGACCGATTGCACCGGATTCGTCGTAGTCGATCATCCAGTCGTTGAGTCGCAGATCCTGCGCGAGGTCCTGGGCCACCGACTGCAGTTCCGGCTTCTTGCTCAACGGCAGCACCGCGGCCTTGACGGGAGCGAGACGCGGGTCGAGACGCAGCACTGTGCGCTTGTCGACGCCGCCCTTGGTGTTCGGGGCCTCGTCGACGTCGTAGGCATCCACAAGGAAGGCCATAAGTGAACGCGACAGACCGGCTGCAGGCTCGATGACGTACGGAATGTATTTCTCGCCGGTGGCCTGGTTGAAGTAGCTCAGGTCCTCACCGGAATGCTTGGCGTGGGCGCCGAGATCGAAATCGGTGCGGTTGGCCACGCCCTCGAGCTCACCCCAATCGGAGCCCTGGAAACCGAAGCGGTATTCGATGTCGACGGTGCGCTTCGAATAGTGGGCGAGCTTTTCCTTCGGATGCTCGTAATGGCGCAGATTCTCGGGGTTCACACCGAGGTCGATGTACCACTGTGTGCGGGCGTTGATCCAGTACTGGTGCCAGTCCTCATCGGTGCCCGGCTCAACGAAGAACTCCATCTCCATCTGCTCGAACTCACGGGTGCGGAAGATGAAGTTGCCTGGCGTGATCTCGTTGCGGAAGCTCTTGCCGGTGTTGGCGATGCCGAACGGCGGCTTGGAGCGCGACGAGGTCATCACGTTCTTGAAGTCCACGAAGATGCCCTGTGCCGTCTCGGGGCGCAGGTAATGGAGGCTGTTCTCATCTTCCACCGGACCGAGGTGCGTACGCAGCATCATGTTGAAGTCACGGGGCTCGGTCCAATTGCCGCGGGTGCCGCAGTCCGGGCACACGATGTCCTTGAGACCATTCGGGGGCAGCTGGTCGTTGTGCTTCTCGGCGTACGACTCCTCGAGCTTGTCGGCGCGATGACGCTTGTGGCAGGTGAGACATTCGATGAGCGGATCGTTGAACACCGATACGTGGCCGGAGGCGACCCACACCTCGGACGGCAGGATGATCGACGTGTCGACGCCCACGACATCTGGTCGGGTGACGACCATAGAGCGCCACCATTCGCGCTTGATGTTGTCTTTGAGCGCCACGCCGAGCGGGCCGTAGTCCCACGCGGAGCGGGTGCCGCCGTAGATCTCGCCGGCCGGGAACACAAAGCCGCGACGCTTGGCGAGGGAGACGACTTCATCGATTTTGGAATTAGCCACAATGCACCTTCTGGTTTGAACGGTTTGGGGTCTTATACAAGGCTTCACCCTACCGTTGGCGGCTGACACGCAGGCATCCCGTTCCGGTGCCCATGGCGGGGCGATGACACGCATGCCCGCAGCAGGCGTCGAGAGTGTTCAATACGTTTGGAATACACATGTCAGGGGAGCTGATAGAGCTGAGAGTGGCTTCGCGCCTAACCCTTCGAACCTGTTGGCTAGCACCAGAGTAGGGAGTACAGATGACCACAGCGTCGACCACGCCGAATTCCGGCACATCCAATCTACACGAGGTCGCACCAGACGACCCCATTCGTGAACGCATACGTCAGGCGGCGCAGGATGTTCGCGAGCAGACCCCGCTTGCGCAGTCGTTCACCAATTTCGTCACCATTAACCTGGTGGCCAATGCGCAGCTCGCCGCGGGGGGCACCGCCGCCATGAGCTTCCTTCCCAACGATGTGACCTCGCTGGCCTCTTCGTGCGGCGCCACATACATCAACGTGGGTACGCTGCTGCCGTTCTACCGCGATGCCCTGCAGGAGATTTCGGAGCATCTGAGCCGCCATGGCTGCAAGTGGGTGCTCGACCCGGTGGCAGCCGGCGTTGGCGTCGCACGCACCGAGATTCTCGAGGGGTTCAAGGACTACCCTCCCACCGTCATCCGCGCCAACGCATCGGAGGCACTGGTGTTGCACGATATGTGGCAACTGGGCGATGCAGCCGGAACGGATGAGCACAATGGGCCCGCAGGTGTGGAGGCCGCCGACAGTGTGGATGCCGCCATCACCGCCGCCACCGGTCTCGCGGCGTATCTGGCGCTCCACTCCCCCACCCACACCGGTGCCGTCGCGGTCTCCGGCGAAGTCGATCTCGTCACCGACGGACGACTCGTCTACCGCCTTCCCGGTGGAAGCGCGATGATGACGAAGATCACGGGTGCCGGATGCTCGCTTGGCGGTGTCACGGCCATCTACCTCGCGGTGGCCGATCCACTGGTGGCATCATTGGCCGCCTCGATGCTCTACAACGTATCTTCCGAAGCCGCCGAACGAGCATCGCATGGGCCGGGATCATTCCAAACCGCGTTCCTCGACGCACTGTGGAACTTTACGCCGGAGGAAATCGCCTCCGCACCGCTCTATTTGGCCTAGAATCTGCCATGGCACGGCATGCCGACACACAACACACGAATCAGGTGACACAATGAACTCGTTCCCATACCCATCCATGCGCGGCCGTTTCGATCTGCGCTTCTATTTCGTGGTCGGCCCCGACGATTGCGGCAACCGGCCGATTCTCGACGTCGTGGCCAAGGCCCTTGACGGCGGCGCCAGTTTCATCCAGCTGCGCGCCAAAACCCAGGATGTCGCCGAGATCGTCTCCCTGGCGAATGACATCGCCGAAGAGATCGCAGGCCATCACGTGGAGGACTCGGTGGCCTTCGTGATCGACGACCGGGTCGACGCCGCGCTCGAGGCCCGTGCCAAGGGCATCAAGGTCGACGGGGTGCACATAGGTCAGGATGACCTCGATCCAGTGGTCGCACGCAAGCTGCTCGGCCCTGACGCGATCATTGGACTGTCGGCGAAAACCGTCGACGAAGTGCGCGAGGCCAACCATCTGCCCAAAGGCACCATCGACTACATAGGAGCCGGCCCATTGCACATGACGGCCACGAAGCCCGACAGCATGATCGTCGACGAAAACGGCGATATCACCACGCTGGACGCCTCCTCCATCGACGAAATGCGCACGATGAGCAAATACCCGCTCATCGTGGGCGGTGGCGTGAAAGCCGACGACATTCCTATGCTCGCCAAGACGAAGGCCGACGGCTGGTTCGTCGTCTCCGCCATTGCCGGCGCCCCCGACCCGGAGCAGGCCACCCGCCGGCTGGTCGATGACTGGACCGCCATTCGCGGCGACGAGAAGCCCCGGTACGCGGAACGCAAGCCTGCTGCGACCAAGCTGCCGGCCGTGCTCACAATCGCCACAACCGATTCCTCCGGCGGTGCGGGCATTCCCGCCGACCTCAAGACGATGCTCGCCAACGGTGTATTCGGCGAATGCGTGGTGGCGGGCATCACGGCGCAGAACACGACCGGCGTGCAGGCCATTGCCGCCGTGGACCACGACATCGTGGGCGCCCAGATCGATTCGGTATTCGACGATATTCGACCCACCGCAGTGAAGATCGGCGTCATCGTGGGCGTTGAATCCGTGAAGACCGTCGCCCACAAACTCAGGGACCACCAGGCCACGAACATCGTGGTCGACCCGGTCATGGTGGCCACAAGCGGGTCGAGCCTTGCCGCGGATGACACAATCGCCGAGGAGATCAGCAGTCTCTTCCCGATTGCCACGGTGATCACCCCGAATATTCCTGAGGCACAGGTGCTGGCCCGGATGCCGATCGGCAACCAGGCTGACATGGAGACCGCGGCCGTGCAGCTCGCCAAGGACTACGGCATCTGCGTGCTGGTCAAGGGCGGTCATGGTGTGAAAGACGCCGACGACGTGCTTGCATTCCCGACTGGTGCCGTCACGTGGTTCGAAGGGGAACGCATCGCCAACGACAACACACACGGCACGGGATGCACACTGTCGTCCGCCATCGCCTCGTACCTTGCCCAAGGCGAGGACCTCGAAGATGCCGTACGCGATGCCAAGGCATACCTGAGCGGAGCCCTGCGCGCGAATCTGGACCTCGGCAAAGGTCACGGTCCGATGAACCATGCCTGGGCGATGCACTGAGCAAAAGAATCTGAAATGTCCGTGCGGCCGAGCGACGCAGAAACATGCACGGTCGCACGCCTGCGACGAAGGAGAAGACACATGAACAGCCCCGATCGCAATGCGGTGCGGCAGGAAGTGCCCGTGGACGAGCACGGCAAACCGATCATCAACACGGTGGCGGCAGTGGCGATCGCCCCCAGCGGTGTCGGCGCCGAGCTGAGCGAATACGTGGCGGAAGCGGTGGAGGTAATCCGCGAATCCGGATTGCCGAACGAGACGAACGCCATGTTCACGAACATCGAGGGAAACCTTGACGATGTGCTCAAAGTGGTACGTGATGCCACGATGAAACTCGCCGAACAGGGATACCGCACCGGCGTGACGCTCAAGCTCGACATTCGCCCGGGCTTCTCAGGGCAGATCAGCGAAAAGCAGCAGCTCGTGAACGAGATCCTCACCAAACGGTAAGCAGACGTGAGGATCCGAGCCCACATCGGTGTGTCATACGCATCTGCGGCACGGGGCGTATAAGGTGGAATCATGACGACGATGAAGGAAATCGCACAAGCGGCCGGAGTCTCTGTCTCCTCGGTCTCACTCGTGCTCAATGGGCGTGATTCAGGGCGCATCAACCCGCGGCTTGCGAATCGCATACGCGAAACCGCAGAGCGAATGGGGTACCAGCCCAATGTGCTGGCCCGCTCCCTGCGCACCAACCGGACGCATATGATCGGGTTCATCAGCGTCGAGGTGGCCACCACGCCGTATGCAGGCGGCATGATCCAGGGTGCACAAGACGCCCTGAGCTCGCTTGGATACATGCTGCTCACCGTGAACGGAGACACCGAACAGGCTCTGGAAAGCGAGATCCGTGCGCTGAAACGATACGGCGTGGACGGCTTCCTGTACTCCGCGATGTCGAACCGCGTGATGACGGCGCCCAAATCACTCGCCAAATTCCCTCTGGTGCTCGTCGACGCTGCAGAGGAAACCAGGCGCTTCCCGTCCATCGAACCGGACGAGTTCCGCATTGGCTATGACGCCACCACCAGACTCATCGAAGCCGGATGCTCCCACATAGCGTACGTGGGATGCGCCGAACCCATGGTGGCGCAGACTGGCAGGCTCGCCGGTTACCGACAGGCCCTCACGGACCACGGCATGTGCTTCGACGAACGACTGCAATGCGATGTGCTCAACAACGGGCCGGCACTACGTGCCGTGGAAGCGCTATTCGACACCGAGCAGCCCGACGGATTCTTCTGCTTCAACGACGCACGCGCCTGGTATGTATACGAGACGGCTGCACGACATGGACTGGCCGTGGGACGCGATATCTCAGTGATTGGCGTGGACAATCATCGCGTATTTGCCGAGACACTTGAGCCGCAACTCACCACCATTGAGCTTCCCCACTACGAGATGGGCTACTGGGCCGCGAACAAGCTCGTGTCGATGATCGAGAACCGCCCGCTCAATGAAGGTGATTGGCCGCATACGACTGCGGTGATGCCGTTGCTCGACACACCATCGCCGGTGAAGGTGCACTGCACGCTGATCGAGAAGGGATCGGTGCGCGACACGCCGACGACCACGTGACACATGGTCACTGCGGCACTAAAGAATGCGTCAAACGATTGACATTAAGCGCTTCAGGAAATGTGTTGGTTTTATGAAAAAGTCAATCGTTTGACGTAAATCGATTTACGCTCTATTCTGAGAGTATGCGGAACACCACAACCGACACAGACGACGCGAATGGTGCTCCCCTAGCAGACCCAGCGAGGCCTGTCCCCTCCTGCGCACAACACGGGCACACGGTGCACAAACCGAGGCAATGCGCGGGAGCCGTCATGTACAACGCAGCTTAGGCTCAGACAACGAGGTTCACATCATGGCAACAACCGCGAAGGTGTGGAGGAACCCCTCCTACCTGCAAAGCTCAACCGGCATCTTCCTGTTCTTCTGCTCCTGGGGCATCTGGTGGTCGTTCTTCCAGCGCTGGCTCAACTCGATGGGACTCAACGGCGCGGAAGTGGGCACGATCTATTCGATCAACTCGCTGGCCACGCTCATCCTCATGTTCGGGTACGGCCTCATCCAGGACAATCTCGGACTCAAGCGCCGTCTCGTGCTCGTCATCTCGGCGATCGCCGCACTCGTCGGCCCCTTCGTGCAGTTCGTGTACGCGCCGCTGATGAAGACGAACATGATGGCCGCCGCACTCGTGGGCTCCGTCGTGCTCTCCGCAGGCTTCATGGCAGGCTGCTCGCTCATCGAAGCCGTGACCGAACGGTACAGCCGCCGCTTCAACTTCGAGTACGGCCAATCCCGCGCATGGGGCTCCTTCGGCTATGCCATTGTGGCGCTTGTCGCCGGCTTCGTGTTCAACATCAACCCGATGATCAACTTCTGGCTCGGCTCCGCATTCGGCGTGGGCATGCTCATCGTGTACCTCACCTGGTATCCGGCCGAGCAGCGCGAAGCGCTCAAGGAAGCCGCCGATCCGAATGCCGCGCCCACCAACCCGACCATCAAAGACATGCTCGGCGTGCTCAAGATGCCCGCACTGTGGGTGCTCATCGTGTTCATGCTGCTCACCAACACGTTCTACACCGTATTCGACCAGCAGATGTTCCCCACCTACTACGCCTCGCTCTTCCCGAATGAGGCCACCGGCAACGCCGTCTACGGCACGCTCAACTCGGTGCAGGTGTTCTGCGAATCCGCGATGATGGGCGTCGTGCCGATCATCATGCGCAAGGTGGGTGTGCGCAACGCGTTGCTGCTCGGATCCACGGTGATGTTCCTTCGCATCGGGCTGTGCGGCATCTTCCACGATCCGGTGGCCATCTCGATCGTCAAGATGTTCCACGCCATTGAAGTGCCGCTGTTCTGCCTGCCGGCGTTCCGCTATTTCACACTCCACTTCAATCCGAAGCTCTCCGCGACGCTCTACATGGTCGGCTTCCAGATTGCCTCGCAGATCGGCCAGGTCGTCTTCTCCACCCCGCTCGGCATGCTGCATGACCGCATGGGCGACCGCACGACGTTCCTGACGATCTCCGCCATCGTGCTTGCTGCCACCATCTACGGATTCTTCGTGATTAAGCGCGACGACGAGCAAGTGGACGGCGATCCGTTCATCCGCGATTCGAAGAAAGTGCCGTCGCTCGCCACCGACGAGGCGATCCTCTCCGCGGATTCCGAGGATATGTAAAGCCCCATCCGCACCTCTCCCCCGTCACTCTCTCATATCTCTGCCCCTCCTCTCCCTCCCCTCATTTGCGTAAATGGGGACAGATGGCAGCCTCCAGCTGTCCCCATTTACGCAAATGAAACCCGTATATCTTGCAATCCTGCGCAAAAGGAGACAGATGTCGACTGAAAACGTCTCCGATTACGCAAACGAAATCAGACAGCCGAATCCGAAAGGACAACGACGATGGCAGCCCTTCCCACCAATATTCCCGCCAACGGCATTCTGACCCCCGACCCGGCGCTCGACCCTGTGCTCACGCCGATCTCAGACCATGCCGAGCAGCTGTCACTCGCTGAAGCAGGCGCGTCGGCACTGGAAGCCACCCGCAACAACCGCTGGTACCCAAAGTTCCACATTGCCTCCAACGGCGGGTGGATCAATGACCCGAACGGCCTGTGCCGCTACAACGGACGCTGGCACGTGTTCTACCAGCTGCATCCCTACGGCACACAGTGGGGCCCGATGCATTGGGGCCACGTCTCCTCCGACAATATGGTCGACTGGCACCGCGGACCCATCGCCTTCGCGCCAAGCCTCGAACAGGAACGCCACGGTGTGTTCTCCGGTTCCACCGTGATTGGCGACGACGGCAAGCCGTGGATTTTCTACACCGGTCACCGCTGGGCCAACGGCAAGGACAACACCGGGGGCGACTGGCAGGTGCAGATGCTCGCCAAGCCGAACGACGACGAGCTGAAGACCTTCACGAAGGAGGGCATGATCATCGACTGCCCCACCGACGAGGTGGACCACCACTTCCGCGACCCGAAGGTGTGGAAGACCGGCGACACCTGGTATATGACCTTCGGTGTCTCGTCGAAGGAGCATCGTGGCCAGATGTGGCTGTACACGTCGAGCGACATGGTGCACTGGAGCTTCGATCGGGTGCTGTTCGAGCATCCGGACCCGAACGTGTTCATGCTTGAATGCCCCGATTTCTTCCCGATCCGCGATGCACAGGGCAACGAGAAGTGGGTCATCGGCTTCTCCGCAATGGGGGCCAAGCCAAATGGCTTCATGAACCGCAACGTGAACAATGCTGGCTACATGGTGGGCACATGGAAGCCCGGCGAGAGCTTCAAGCCGGAGACCGAGTTCCGCCTGTGGGACGAAGGCCATAACTTCTATGCGCCACAGTCGTTCAATACCGAAGGGCGCCAGATCATGTACGGCTGGATGAGCCCGTTCGTCGCCCCCATCCCGATGGAGGAGGACGGCTGGTGCGGCAACCTCACCCTCCCCCGCGAGATCACGCTGGGCGATGACGGTAACCTGGTCACCGCCCCCACCATCGAAATGGAGGGGCTGCGCGAGAACACCATAGGCTTCGACTCGCTCGACCTCGGCACGAACCAGACCTCCAGGATCCTCGACGATGACGGGGGTGCACTGGAGATTGAGATGAGCCTCGATCTGCATAAAACCACCGCCGAACGCGCCGGACTGCATGTGCATGCCACAAGCGACGGCCACTACACGGCAATCGTGTTCGACGCGCAGATCGGCGGCGTCGTCATCGACCGGCAGAACGTGGCGAACGGCGACAAAGGCTACCGGGTGGCCAAGCTCAGCGACGCCGAGCTCGCAGCCGGTACGCTTGACTTGCGCGTGTTCATCGACCGCGGATGCGTCGAGGTCTACGTCAACGGCGGCAAGCATGCGATGAGCTCGTACTCGTTCCCTGGCGATGGCGCACGCGCCGTCGAACTCGTGAGCGAATCCGGTACCACGCACATCGGCACCCTCACCATGCACTCGCTCAAGTCCATCGGACTCGAGTGAACGAACGCAGCACCGTACCAGCGGCGGGGCACAGGCATCGGCTTGTGCCCCGCCGCTGTTCTTCGTGGGCGCATGCCCACAGGGTGGCCTATACTGTTGCAGTCGCCATGCACAAGCATGGCAGAGTTAAC includes:
- a CDS encoding glycoside hydrolase family 32 protein yields the protein MAALPTNIPANGILTPDPALDPVLTPISDHAEQLSLAEAGASALEATRNNRWYPKFHIASNGGWINDPNGLCRYNGRWHVFYQLHPYGTQWGPMHWGHVSSDNMVDWHRGPIAFAPSLEQERHGVFSGSTVIGDDGKPWIFYTGHRWANGKDNTGGDWQVQMLAKPNDDELKTFTKEGMIIDCPTDEVDHHFRDPKVWKTGDTWYMTFGVSSKEHRGQMWLYTSSDMVHWSFDRVLFEHPDPNVFMLECPDFFPIRDAQGNEKWVIGFSAMGAKPNGFMNRNVNNAGYMVGTWKPGESFKPETEFRLWDEGHNFYAPQSFNTEGRQIMYGWMSPFVAPIPMEEDGWCGNLTLPREITLGDDGNLVTAPTIEMEGLRENTIGFDSLDLGTNQTSRILDDDGGALEIEMSLDLHKTTAERAGLHVHATSDGHYTAIVFDAQIGGVVIDRQNVANGDKGYRVAKLSDAELAAGTLDLRVFIDRGCVEVYVNGGKHAMSSYSFPGDGARAVELVSESGTTHIGTLTMHSLKSIGLE
- a CDS encoding hydroxyethylthiazole kinase; its protein translation is MTTASTTPNSGTSNLHEVAPDDPIRERIRQAAQDVREQTPLAQSFTNFVTINLVANAQLAAGGTAAMSFLPNDVTSLASSCGATYINVGTLLPFYRDALQEISEHLSRHGCKWVLDPVAAGVGVARTEILEGFKDYPPTVIRANASEALVLHDMWQLGDAAGTDEHNGPAGVEAADSVDAAITAATGLAAYLALHSPTHTGAVAVSGEVDLVTDGRLVYRLPGGSAMMTKITGAGCSLGGVTAIYLAVADPLVASLAASMLYNVSSEAAERASHGPGSFQTAFLDALWNFTPEEIASAPLYLA
- a CDS encoding LacI family DNA-binding transcriptional regulator encodes the protein MTTMKEIAQAAGVSVSSVSLVLNGRDSGRINPRLANRIRETAERMGYQPNVLARSLRTNRTHMIGFISVEVATTPYAGGMIQGAQDALSSLGYMLLTVNGDTEQALESEIRALKRYGVDGFLYSAMSNRVMTAPKSLAKFPLVLVDAAEETRRFPSIEPDEFRIGYDATTRLIEAGCSHIAYVGCAEPMVAQTGRLAGYRQALTDHGMCFDERLQCDVLNNGPALRAVEALFDTEQPDGFFCFNDARAWYVYETAARHGLAVGRDISVIGVDNHRVFAETLEPQLTTIELPHYEMGYWAANKLVSMIENRPLNEGDWPHTTAVMPLLDTPSPVKVHCTLIEKGSVRDTPTTT
- a CDS encoding glycine--tRNA ligase, coding for MANSKIDEVVSLAKRRGFVFPAGEIYGGTRSAWDYGPLGVALKDNIKREWWRSMVVTRPDVVGVDTSIILPSEVWVASGHVSVFNDPLIECLTCHKRHRADKLEESYAEKHNDQLPPNGLKDIVCPDCGTRGNWTEPRDFNMMLRTHLGPVEDENSLHYLRPETAQGIFVDFKNVMTSSRSKPPFGIANTGKSFRNEITPGNFIFRTREFEQMEMEFFVEPGTDEDWHQYWINARTQWYIDLGVNPENLRHYEHPKEKLAHYSKRTVDIEYRFGFQGSDWGELEGVANRTDFDLGAHAKHSGEDLSYFNQATGEKYIPYVIEPAAGLSRSLMAFLVDAYDVDEAPNTKGGVDKRTVLRLDPRLAPVKAAVLPLSKKPELQSVAQDLAQDLRLNDWMIDYDESGAIGRRYRRQDEIGTPLCITVDFDTLDDQAVTIRERDTMQQERVALTQVADYVAKRINDKRTRVPLKPVSMGGAEWPESVHIAEAGGLY
- the thiD gene encoding bifunctional hydroxymethylpyrimidine kinase/phosphomethylpyrimidine kinase; amino-acid sequence: MNSFPYPSMRGRFDLRFYFVVGPDDCGNRPILDVVAKALDGGASFIQLRAKTQDVAEIVSLANDIAEEIAGHHVEDSVAFVIDDRVDAALEARAKGIKVDGVHIGQDDLDPVVARKLLGPDAIIGLSAKTVDEVREANHLPKGTIDYIGAGPLHMTATKPDSMIVDENGDITTLDASSIDEMRTMSKYPLIVGGGVKADDIPMLAKTKADGWFVVSAIAGAPDPEQATRRLVDDWTAIRGDEKPRYAERKPAATKLPAVLTIATTDSSGGAGIPADLKTMLANGVFGECVVAGITAQNTTGVQAIAAVDHDIVGAQIDSVFDDIRPTAVKIGVIVGVESVKTVAHKLRDHQATNIVVDPVMVATSGSSLAADDTIAEEISSLFPIATVITPNIPEAQVLARMPIGNQADMETAAVQLAKDYGICVLVKGGHGVKDADDVLAFPTGAVTWFEGERIANDNTHGTGCTLSSAIASYLAQGEDLEDAVRDAKAYLSGALRANLDLGKGHGPMNHAWAMH
- a CDS encoding MFS transporter, yielding MATTAKVWRNPSYLQSSTGIFLFFCSWGIWWSFFQRWLNSMGLNGAEVGTIYSINSLATLILMFGYGLIQDNLGLKRRLVLVISAIAALVGPFVQFVYAPLMKTNMMAAALVGSVVLSAGFMAGCSLIEAVTERYSRRFNFEYGQSRAWGSFGYAIVALVAGFVFNINPMINFWLGSAFGVGMLIVYLTWYPAEQREALKEAADPNAAPTNPTIKDMLGVLKMPALWVLIVFMLLTNTFYTVFDQQMFPTYYASLFPNEATGNAVYGTLNSVQVFCESAMMGVVPIIMRKVGVRNALLLGSTVMFLRIGLCGIFHDPVAISIVKMFHAIEVPLFCLPAFRYFTLHFNPKLSATLYMVGFQIASQIGQVVFSTPLGMLHDRMGDRTTFLTISAIVLAATIYGFFVIKRDDEQVDGDPFIRDSKKVPSLATDEAILSADSEDM
- a CDS encoding MTH1187 family thiamine-binding protein; translation: MNSPDRNAVRQEVPVDEHGKPIINTVAAVAIAPSGVGAELSEYVAEAVEVIRESGLPNETNAMFTNIEGNLDDVLKVVRDATMKLAEQGYRTGVTLKLDIRPGFSGQISEKQQLVNEILTKR